The Providencia rettgeri genome includes a window with the following:
- the prgH gene encoding type III secretion system needle complex protein PrgH produces the protein MSDTNSRTCIVKIASGPMTGQELMVNADNNLIIIDNGLDYKTDINDDGFTTYSIPSDGTACEFSIITASQHSESGLALRLNDNGLSTEIPIVLQQLLLADIFPIVIKMQDTEWQNPQIPETLQTSEAENSLPIVKTKVKKPAKQKSSLFNKQTMLVFFLTLFSIFVVYTIFQYIPAQSTEKKVKALEQILQGSQYPIIVTQGTSNESLILVKTQRDSDWSMQRLVKAKYNEKFSIKIVNKLEQEIENKLIEIVPDTLKVELTNPCNPIIVTIDNNNLINKEKNIDKLLSSYFSCYIKSEIKKISFGELLQKAELGLTESNVQWRKITKENKVIFIIKDSLNDNQTASLINFTNSFYKQWGDNHIQFSISLANNELVGKSFVTNANGYILLGNNHWFFNSISF, from the coding sequence ATGAGTGATACAAATAGCCGCACATGTATAGTAAAAATTGCTAGCGGCCCAATGACCGGCCAAGAATTAATGGTTAATGCAGATAACAATCTGATTATCATTGATAACGGCTTAGATTATAAAACTGACATCAATGATGATGGTTTCACAACCTACTCAATTCCAAGCGATGGCACTGCCTGCGAATTTTCAATTATTACTGCAAGTCAACATTCTGAAAGTGGGCTAGCTCTCCGGTTAAATGATAATGGATTAAGTACAGAAATACCTATCGTTCTTCAGCAGCTACTTTTAGCGGATATTTTTCCTATTGTGATCAAAATGCAGGATACCGAGTGGCAAAACCCTCAAATACCTGAAACCTTACAGACTTCAGAGGCTGAAAATTCATTACCTATCGTTAAAACTAAAGTAAAAAAACCAGCTAAGCAAAAATCAAGCCTTTTTAATAAACAAACTATGTTGGTCTTTTTCTTGACTCTATTTTCAATATTTGTTGTTTACACTATATTTCAATATATTCCAGCACAAAGCACCGAGAAAAAAGTAAAAGCATTAGAACAAATACTTCAAGGTAGTCAGTATCCCATTATCGTAACCCAAGGTACTAGTAATGAAAGCCTTATCCTAGTAAAAACACAGCGAGATTCTGATTGGAGCATGCAACGCCTGGTTAAAGCTAAATACAATGAAAAATTCTCAATTAAAATAGTAAATAAGCTTGAACAAGAAATTGAAAATAAACTTATTGAAATAGTACCAGACACATTAAAGGTAGAGCTTACCAATCCATGCAACCCAATAATCGTGACTATAGATAACAATAATTTAATTAATAAAGAAAAAAATATTGATAAGTTACTTTCTAGCTATTTTAGTTGCTATATAAAAAGTGAAATAAAAAAAATCAGCTTTGGTGAATTATTACAAAAAGCAGAGTTGGGATTAACAGAAAGTAATGTTCAATGGCGTAAAATAACTAAAGAAAATAAAGTTATCTTTATCATAAAAGACAGTTTAAATGACAATCAAACTGCTTCTTTAATTAACTTCACAAATTCATTTTATAAGCAATGGGGAGATAATCATATTCAATTCTCAATCTCCCTTGCCAATAATGAGCTTGTAGGCAAATCATTTGTCACCAATGCTAACGGCTATATTTTATTAGGCAATAACCATTGGTTTTTTAATTCAATCAGTTTTTAA
- the invG gene encoding type III secretion system outer membrane pore InvG: MLGLTLFLLSMSFYSAQAEIIVAEPVTQSKNHDTFVANNIAVGKVFDAVAERLNKPIILSKLAAQKKVTGNFNLANADEMFKALTRRIALVWYDDGASIYIYDNSEMRSAIIPTNNVSSNQLLNYIQRNGIYDSRFPVRSQEGERLLFVSGPPLYIELIKAASLYLAEQIRKEELSSGEVAIIPLKHASVTDRSYSLRGQNITIPGLLTVINSLFKQGASPDEILHIQPPPTPINPTGDSIDELMDTPIGDPPSSGSKPMMVTKKPSNSAFSLVAHPDSNSLIVKGSQEQIRYVRQLVNTLDMRRRQVELSLWIIDITRSELDNLGVNWEIGTFSTGTGSVSFNRSTLSNSQQFLLQIDALNKTGNGHIVSRPVLLTQENIPALFDNNTSFYAKLQGERIATLEQVTYGTMVSVMPRISVGNNVEMEVNIEDGAENRDSTGKTSSVEGLPAVNRTSINTVARIAKDSSLLIGGYTREQYVENESKIPFLGDLPYVGGLFSHSSTNQQKMVRLFLIQPRLLDENEGWDGRQFSEKTRITTHDSQLHGTVQFLQQYMSESWQ; encoded by the coding sequence GTGTTAGGTTTAACACTGTTTTTACTGAGTATGAGTTTCTATTCGGCCCAAGCTGAAATTATTGTGGCAGAACCAGTTACACAATCAAAAAACCACGATACCTTTGTCGCAAATAATATTGCAGTAGGTAAGGTATTCGATGCCGTTGCTGAACGTTTAAATAAGCCAATTATTCTCAGCAAATTAGCAGCTCAAAAAAAAGTGACTGGTAATTTTAATTTAGCTAATGCAGATGAAATGTTTAAAGCACTAACTCGGCGAATTGCATTAGTGTGGTATGACGATGGTGCGAGTATTTATATTTATGATAATAGTGAAATGCGTAGCGCAATTATTCCAACAAATAATGTCAGTAGTAACCAGTTGCTTAATTATATTCAACGAAATGGAATTTATGACTCGCGGTTTCCTGTACGTTCACAAGAAGGTGAACGGTTATTATTTGTTTCGGGTCCGCCACTGTATATTGAACTAATTAAAGCCGCATCTTTATATCTTGCAGAACAGATTAGGAAAGAGGAGTTATCTAGCGGTGAAGTGGCTATTATTCCATTAAAACACGCATCGGTAACGGATAGAAGTTATTCATTACGAGGGCAAAATATTACGATCCCTGGTTTATTAACAGTCATTAATTCTTTGTTTAAACAGGGAGCTTCACCAGATGAAATATTACATATTCAACCACCACCAACACCAATTAATCCAACAGGAGATTCGATAGACGAATTAATGGATACACCAATTGGTGATCCACCATCTTCTGGGAGTAAGCCGATGATGGTAACAAAAAAACCGTCTAACAGCGCTTTTTCTTTGGTAGCACACCCTGATAGCAATAGCTTGATAGTTAAAGGTAGCCAAGAGCAAATTCGTTATGTTCGCCAGTTAGTTAATACATTAGATATGCGCCGCCGGCAGGTAGAGTTATCTTTGTGGATTATAGATATTACTCGCTCAGAACTCGATAATCTTGGCGTGAACTGGGAAATTGGTACTTTTAGTACAGGTACTGGCTCGGTCTCATTTAACCGAAGCACGCTATCAAACAGCCAACAATTTTTATTGCAGATTGATGCATTAAATAAAACGGGTAACGGGCACATTGTTTCTCGCCCCGTGTTATTAACCCAAGAAAACATTCCTGCTTTATTTGATAACAACACCAGTTTTTACGCCAAATTACAAGGGGAGCGTATTGCGACTCTTGAGCAGGTCACATATGGGACCATGGTGAGTGTAATGCCGCGTATTTCCGTGGGTAATAACGTAGAAATGGAAGTCAATATTGAAGATGGTGCTGAAAACCGCGATAGCACAGGGAAAACCTCCAGTGTAGAAGGGTTACCTGCCGTTAACAGAACCAGTATTAACACAGTTGCGCGTATTGCAAAAGACAGTAGTTTGCTTATCGGTGGCTATACACGTGAGCAATATGTTGAAAATGAAAGCAAAATTCCTTTTTTAGGCGATCTTCCTTATGTGGGAGGGTTATTTAGTCATTCATCGACTAATCAACAGAAGATGGTTCGTTTATTTTTAATCCAGCCGCGTTTATTGGATGAAAATGAAGGATGGGATGGGCGACAATTTTCTGAAAAGACGCGGATCACCACCCATGATAGCCAGTTGCACGGTACGGTCCAATTTCTTCAACAATACATGAGTGAGTCATGGCAATAA
- the prgK gene encoding Lipoprotein prgK precursor, whose amino-acid sequence MNILKKFILISFIGLLMGCDNQLLLSHLSQRQSNEVLAILQEHGVEATRKQDNKNGDSIRVQPSDFVIAVDLLRQYNLPSKEPVEIIQAFPGDSLVASPQAERTRLLSLIEQRLEQSLLTIPDIINARVHVSYPLNGNNPTKQMQNVSSLVTYSGSEDPQMMMHKIKLFLTNSFAEANYDNVSVVVVNRPPLQYQVKPEPEHTFNPVIIGSIIAAMIILLTILLLLWRQLSNKKSATNLIGKPVDDSAE is encoded by the coding sequence ATGAATATTTTAAAAAAATTTATCTTAATTAGTTTTATTGGCTTATTAATGGGGTGTGATAACCAATTATTACTCAGTCATTTAAGCCAAAGACAAAGTAACGAAGTATTAGCCATACTCCAAGAGCATGGTGTTGAGGCTACGCGTAAACAAGATAATAAAAACGGAGATTCCATTCGTGTTCAACCAAGTGACTTTGTTATTGCGGTAGATTTACTACGCCAATATAACCTGCCCTCAAAAGAACCAGTGGAAATTATCCAAGCATTTCCTGGTGACTCTTTAGTGGCCTCACCACAGGCAGAACGTACTCGCTTGCTTTCTTTAATTGAACAACGCCTTGAGCAATCGCTACTTACCATCCCTGATATTATTAACGCACGTGTGCATGTTAGTTATCCATTAAATGGCAATAATCCTACTAAACAAATGCAAAATGTTTCCAGCTTGGTGACCTATTCTGGGAGTGAAGACCCCCAAATGATGATGCATAAGATTAAACTGTTTCTAACGAACAGTTTTGCTGAGGCAAATTACGATAATGTCTCAGTCGTGGTCGTCAATCGCCCGCCGTTGCAATATCAAGTTAAGCCTGAGCCTGAACATACATTTAACCCAGTCATAATCGGCTCAATTATTGCTGCAATGATCATTCTTTTGACTATTTTACTGTTACTGTGGCGCCAGCTAAGTAACAAAAAATCAGCAACTAATCTGATAGGGAAACCTGTTGATGACAGTGCTGAATAA
- the aaeB gene encoding p-hydroxybenzoic acid efflux pump subunit AaeB, with protein sequence MLQNITFLHRLGFNPIRFRFAVITACASIAALFIAQYLQLVHPQWAAMTVWASAQPWRENLLEKSWWRFAGTVIGVLVGVILIQLHIINPLLFIVGLALWLGACSGIGQLQKGFVAYGTFLAGYSAVMVSMLSVHMTDNLFMVAWDRLWTILVGVLSAVVFNFLFTPKREQEPVITLKNQVDTLFYQILHRTLEKKNQ encoded by the coding sequence ATGCTACAAAACATCACTTTTTTGCACCGTTTAGGGTTTAATCCTATACGCTTTCGTTTTGCGGTAATTACGGCTTGTGCCTCAATTGCTGCTCTATTTATTGCTCAATATTTGCAGCTTGTTCACCCACAGTGGGCAGCCATGACCGTCTGGGCCTCTGCACAACCTTGGCGCGAAAACTTACTGGAAAAAAGTTGGTGGCGTTTCGCGGGAACAGTCATTGGCGTGCTAGTTGGCGTAATATTAATTCAACTACACATTATCAACCCGCTATTATTTATCGTAGGGCTGGCATTATGGTTAGGAGCATGTAGCGGTATTGGTCAACTGCAAAAAGGCTTTGTGGCCTATGGTACCTTTTTAGCGGGTTATTCAGCAGTCATGGTCAGCATGCTAAGTGTCCACATGACAGATAACCTGTTTATGGTCGCTTGGGATCGGCTATGGACTATCCTTGTTGGCGTTCTTTCCGCAGTAGTTTTCAATTTTTTATTTACACCAAAACGTGAACAAGAACCCGTTATTACACTAAAAAACCAGGTTGATACACTATTTTATCAAATTTTGCATCGCACACTTGAGAAAAAAAACCAATAA
- the mxiC gene encoding type III secretion system regulator InvE — MAITPLSFNNRFSVNTQNKSRAPVSSSSDDSDEVARGAGVIDSSSEYASMSMLAASHVRRGSSKKGSEEEWMQFAERILDKDADDKVLHIEGLLNKQLMTPKQLRAFLLQFFTDPSDLLMVLAALINRKKLKKEQIESIEALEQLLQAEDTKRHTQAGINVALIAKAFAEKLHFSAGNLRSVYREFITYDGPVVYLYEQWVEEMEIQERENMMRYLGRALACDLQALPLGDLNISEFGSFFNRVGRLRELQSLDYVFCQQFFQSGFFRLNEKSNKSKIEKELSQLFTRGIRSQVDFETVVIDFISEKLKVMTSDMCGRFLQLLLLAFAVIPITVFQSTEARDQLIEKLKELMDQIMVQERILHRKP, encoded by the coding sequence ATGGCAATAACACCACTGAGTTTTAATAACCGTTTTTCAGTTAATACTCAAAACAAAAGTCGTGCACCTGTGAGTAGCAGTAGTGATGACTCCGATGAAGTAGCACGTGGTGCTGGTGTCATTGATAGCTCTAGTGAATATGCATCGATGTCGATGTTAGCGGCAAGCCATGTACGCCGAGGAAGTTCTAAGAAGGGCAGCGAAGAAGAATGGATGCAATTTGCCGAACGCATTTTGGATAAAGATGCAGATGACAAAGTATTGCATATAGAAGGCCTGCTTAATAAGCAACTGATGACACCAAAGCAATTACGGGCATTTTTATTGCAGTTTTTTACTGACCCTAGTGATTTACTAATGGTACTTGCTGCATTAATTAATCGTAAAAAATTAAAAAAAGAACAAATTGAAAGTATTGAAGCTTTAGAACAATTATTGCAAGCAGAAGATACTAAGCGTCATACACAAGCAGGAATTAACGTTGCATTAATCGCAAAAGCATTTGCTGAAAAATTACATTTTAGTGCTGGGAATTTACGTTCGGTGTACCGTGAGTTTATCACTTATGACGGGCCTGTCGTTTATTTATATGAACAATGGGTTGAGGAAATGGAAATTCAAGAGCGTGAAAATATGATGCGTTATCTTGGGCGAGCACTAGCTTGTGATTTGCAAGCGTTGCCATTAGGTGACTTAAATATTAGTGAGTTTGGAAGTTTTTTTAATCGTGTTGGTCGGTTACGAGAACTGCAATCTTTAGATTATGTATTCTGCCAGCAATTCTTTCAATCTGGTTTTTTTCGGCTCAATGAAAAATCAAACAAATCAAAAATTGAAAAAGAGCTCAGTCAATTATTTACCCGTGGCATTCGTAGTCAGGTTGATTTTGAAACAGTGGTTATCGATTTTATTTCTGAAAAACTGAAAGTCATGACTTCGGATATGTGTGGCAGGTTTTTACAACTATTATTACTGGCTTTTGCAGTTATTCCTATCACTGTCTTTCAGTCAACGGAAGCAAGAGACCAACTTATTGAAAAATTAAAAGAACTCATGGACCAAATTATGGTGCAAGAGAGAATATTACACCGAAAGCCATAG
- a CDS encoding MarR family — protein sequence MRTEQARVFGVISRAAHHYMKWMGEPYGINAIECLMILHIDQYDESTLEQITKAMVVDKSVTTRGVSKFLAKGWVAKTNSLVDKRVYHVSLTSRGKTIVNELNYKLNKWNDYLAADLPEQEAEQLFSALESLAKRAIESSVADFPRLLEEPNE from the coding sequence ATGCGTACAGAACAAGCCAGAGTGTTTGGGGTGATAAGCCGAGCTGCCCATCATTATATGAAGTGGATGGGGGAGCCTTACGGTATCAATGCCATTGAGTGTTTGATGATTTTGCATATTGATCAGTATGATGAATCAACCCTAGAGCAGATTACAAAAGCCATGGTTGTGGATAAATCCGTGACGACTCGAGGAGTGAGCAAATTTTTAGCTAAGGGGTGGGTTGCTAAAACGAATAGTTTAGTTGATAAACGGGTTTATCATGTTTCGTTGACATCACGCGGCAAAACGATTGTGAATGAGTTAAATTACAAACTAAATAAGTGGAATGATTATTTAGCAGCGGACTTGCCAGAACAAGAGGCTGAACAGCTATTTAGCGCACTAGAAAGCTTGGCAAAACGAGCCATTGAAAGCTCGGTGGCAGATTTTCCGCGTTTATTAGAAGAACCCAATGAGTGA
- a CDS encoding type III secretion system needle complex protein PrgJ produces the protein MSPITSNLSMINSTEMASEIPSSIPIADKVKELFAEYSASTNQERTALMNSVNTIDPSNPVQLLQFQNRVGKYSLAMNMISTLTHKSVSAIDTVLKAQ, from the coding sequence ATGTCGCCTATTACTTCAAATTTATCGATGATAAATTCCACAGAGATGGCCTCTGAGATACCATCATCAATCCCCATTGCCGATAAAGTCAAAGAGCTTTTTGCAGAATACAGCGCATCGACGAACCAAGAAAGAACTGCATTAATGAATAGTGTCAATACCATTGACCCAAGTAACCCAGTTCAATTACTGCAATTTCAAAATCGTGTCGGTAAATACAGCCTTGCTATGAATATGATTAGCACACTAACACATAAAAGTGTTTCTGCGATTGATACTGTTTTAAAAGCTCAATAA
- the invF gene encoding Transcriptional regulator invF, with product MSNKDIATLLESRGCDFSLQDKLVLAIPKRVTTPFIYKSIYSNLNILIERQAIFICQENEWNALDKSNWKLYSMDLSELVEILAVIDTAMGQAFLAKKKKLEADENNNNEYIELIEDFSLMVSIKNVVIDLIIRNHPVFDSWCEILRRYEAYGMMRFILSSAQENKNANINQLCARYGISASYFRQLYRENFNKTAKRKIMSVRMANAILQLIESDDSILDVGLEAGYCSASHFTNDIKKELGLTPSEIRHIGATLYEQ from the coding sequence ATGTCAAATAAAGATATTGCAACATTATTAGAAAGTAGAGGCTGTGATTTTTCATTACAAGACAAATTGGTCTTAGCTATACCGAAAAGAGTCACGACGCCTTTTATTTATAAATCTATATATTCAAATTTAAATATTTTGATAGAACGTCAGGCTATATTTATTTGTCAAGAAAATGAATGGAATGCACTAGATAAGTCAAATTGGAAGTTATACTCAATGGATTTATCAGAATTAGTCGAAATTTTAGCAGTTATTGATACCGCAATGGGGCAAGCATTCCTTGCGAAAAAGAAAAAGCTGGAAGCTGATGAAAATAACAATAATGAATATATCGAATTAATTGAAGACTTTTCATTAATGGTATCAATCAAAAATGTAGTGATTGATTTAATTATTAGAAATCATCCTGTATTTGATAGCTGGTGTGAAATACTCAGGCGGTACGAAGCTTATGGAATGATGCGATTTATTCTCTCTTCAGCTCAAGAGAATAAAAACGCCAATATTAATCAGTTATGTGCACGTTATGGTATATCAGCTTCTTATTTTAGACAGCTTTATCGAGAAAACTTTAATAAAACGGCAAAGCGGAAAATTATGAGTGTTCGTATGGCTAATGCAATTCTACAGCTAATTGAAAGTGATGATTCAATATTAGATGTAGGGCTTGAAGCGGGTTATTGTTCAGCATCTCATTTTACTAATGATATTAAAAAAGAGTTAGGCCTAACACCATCAGAAATTAGGCATATTGGAGCAACATTATATGAGCAGTAA
- a CDS encoding type III secretion system chaperone SpaK, with product MKYRFIEMLNEYLNSMGRSDLVNSQLDCHSNIQFEMHGFAEINIDLSTDDIIIWCSLDNCNYSHLDAVSASLLKSLLEYPPNNFFPGQPALNIVDDAYVLSAVLKESALNNIQLFADSFEEFFERANELNSLIS from the coding sequence ATGAAATATAGATTTATCGAAATGTTAAATGAATATTTAAATTCTATGGGACGTAGTGATCTAGTTAACTCTCAATTAGATTGTCATTCTAATATTCAATTTGAAATGCATGGTTTTGCTGAAATTAATATTGACCTATCTACAGACGATATTATCATTTGGTGTAGTTTAGATAATTGTAACTATAGCCATTTAGATGCGGTTAGTGCCTCCTTATTAAAATCATTATTAGAATACCCGCCAAATAATTTTTTTCCAGGCCAACCGGCATTGAATATTGTGGATGATGCTTATGTTCTTTCTGCCGTTTTAAAAGAATCAGCTTTAAATAATATTCAATTATTTGCAGATAGTTTTGAAGAATTCTTTGAGCGTGCAAATGAACTTAACAGCCTAATTTCTTAA
- the invA gene encoding Invasion protein invA, whose amino-acid sequence MKSITGFLLQIRNRPELMVLVIMVMVIAMLIIPLPTILVDLLIGLNIMISVLIFMSSFYITRVLNFQSFPSILLISTLFRLALSISTSRLILLEADAGDIIATFGEFVIQDNLVVGMVVFAIVTIVQFIVITKGSERIAEVAARFSLDAMPGKQMSIDADLRAGVIDEATVKEKRGDLEKESQLFGSFDGAMKFIKGDAIAGIIIIFVNLIGGISVGTAQQGMDVSTALNTFSLLTIGDGLVAQIPALLISISAGFIVTRVGGNDKNLGENIVSELFANDFTILITAFIVLSMVFLPGFPTMIFLLLSGVLIGLFTFRYFKKQKNKQKTVNSEAEIINSDVTEGETQRENSDIEDEYIPETLPIIISVNQKYKKHLEDNKFLSRMKKDIFIRYGYRIPDIAVNYSPIIPENKMVILINEIKAGEYNIYFHGYRLLTINDEPEYLGMSLTKFTDEYGSVSTWFEQKDLPNIEQLGLMARDDVTEAIDCISSLLLRFINEFFGIQETKNLLDDLERKYPELLKECYRHATVQKVTEVFQRLLMEKISVRNMKLIIETLVQWVPKEKDSLMLVEHVRSAMARYISSRFSVDGRLNVLMINSELEDTIRQGIRQASGGVYLHLEPEKTNELIQAAEFALENSYLSIRDVNILVPVDIRRFVKKILEGRFPELEVLSFNEVSEMVKVNVVKTI is encoded by the coding sequence ATGAAAAGTATCACCGGATTTTTATTACAAATCCGTAATCGTCCAGAATTGATGGTATTAGTTATCATGGTAATGGTTATTGCGATGTTGATCATTCCATTGCCAACTATATTAGTCGATTTATTAATTGGCTTAAACATTATGATATCTGTACTCATTTTTATGAGCTCTTTTTATATAACTCGGGTATTAAACTTTCAATCATTTCCTTCTATTTTATTAATAAGTACATTATTTCGATTAGCTTTATCAATTAGTACCAGCCGCTTAATTTTACTAGAAGCAGATGCTGGGGATATTATTGCTACTTTTGGTGAATTTGTTATTCAAGACAATTTAGTGGTTGGAATGGTGGTATTTGCCATTGTCACCATTGTACAGTTCATTGTTATTACGAAAGGTTCTGAACGTATTGCTGAAGTGGCAGCCCGTTTCTCTCTCGATGCAATGCCAGGTAAACAAATGAGTATTGATGCGGATTTACGGGCTGGTGTGATTGATGAGGCGACAGTTAAAGAGAAGCGTGGCGACCTTGAAAAAGAGAGCCAGTTATTTGGTTCTTTCGATGGTGCGATGAAATTCATTAAAGGGGATGCGATCGCGGGCATTATCATCATTTTTGTTAACTTAATTGGAGGGATATCTGTTGGTACAGCTCAGCAGGGCATGGATGTTTCAACCGCACTAAATACTTTTTCCTTATTAACTATCGGTGATGGTTTAGTCGCTCAAATCCCTGCACTACTCATTTCTATCAGTGCTGGTTTTATTGTGACTCGAGTAGGTGGTAATGATAAGAACTTAGGTGAAAATATTGTTTCAGAGTTATTTGCAAATGACTTTACGATATTAATTACGGCATTTATTGTACTCTCTATGGTTTTTTTGCCTGGTTTTCCAACTATGATATTTTTACTATTATCCGGGGTTCTTATTGGGTTATTTACTTTCAGGTATTTTAAAAAACAAAAAAATAAGCAAAAAACAGTGAATAGTGAAGCTGAAATTATTAATTCAGATGTGACGGAAGGTGAAACTCAAAGAGAAAATAGTGATATTGAAGATGAATATATTCCGGAAACATTACCGATTATCATTTCTGTTAATCAAAAATATAAAAAACATTTAGAAGATAATAAATTTTTATCCAGAATGAAAAAGGATATTTTTATTCGTTATGGGTATAGGATTCCTGATATTGCCGTTAACTATTCACCTATTATACCTGAAAATAAAATGGTGATACTCATTAATGAAATTAAAGCAGGAGAATATAATATCTATTTCCATGGGTATCGTTTACTGACTATCAATGACGAACCTGAATACCTTGGTATGTCATTGACTAAGTTTACGGATGAATATGGTTCGGTGAGTACTTGGTTTGAACAAAAGGACCTACCCAACATTGAGCAGCTGGGTCTAATGGCTCGAGACGATGTGACAGAAGCCATTGATTGTATAAGTAGTTTGTTGTTGAGATTTATTAATGAATTTTTCGGTATTCAAGAAACGAAAAACTTACTTGATGACCTTGAAAGAAAATACCCAGAATTACTGAAAGAGTGCTATCGCCATGCCACAGTACAAAAAGTAACCGAAGTTTTTCAACGCTTATTAATGGAAAAAATATCAGTTCGTAATATGAAATTGATTATAGAAACCTTAGTGCAGTGGGTGCCAAAAGAAAAAGATAGCTTAATGTTAGTCGAGCACGTAAGAAGTGCAATGGCACGTTACATTTCATCTCGTTTTTCTGTAGATGGGCGTTTGAATGTTCTCATGATTAACTCAGAGCTAGAAGACACTATACGTCAAGGGATTAGGCAGGCTTCCGGTGGAGTATACTTACATCTTGAGCCAGAAAAAACTAATGAGTTGATACAGGCAGCAGAGTTTGCTTTAGAAAATAGTTATTTATCAATTAGGGATGTGAACATTTTAGTGCCTGTTGATATTCGTCGTTTTGTCAAAAAAATCTTAGAAGGCCGTTTTCCTGAGTTAGAAGTACTTTCTTTTAATGAAGTTTCTGAAATGGTCAAAGTCAATGTGGTCAAAACCATATAA